TGTGCCCCGGTGCCGATCGTGGGCCACAGCGCCAGTCCGGCGACGACCGGCACGACGGTAGCGACCACGGGCAGCCGCAGCCCCCGCCAGTCGCGGCGGGCGGCGCCGGCGAGCAGCGCGGCCAGGCCGAACCCGGTGACGACCACGGCGAACCCGACCAAGGGCGCGCCGCCGATCGAGGCGAGCGGGGTGAACGCTCCCCCGGGCTGGCTGAACGCGACCCGCCCCCAGGGGAACCCGCCGAGGGGCCACCAGGTGCGCGGTGTTTCGCTGGCGATCACGACCGCCGCCATCCACACCGGGCCGCCGGGCAGCCGCGCGACGACGGTGCAGCAGGCGGCGGCGAGCCCGAGGTAGGCGGCCAGCGCGCCGGACAGCGCACCCCAGGGCGCGGGGCCGAACCCGCGGCCGAGGAAGTCCTGCAGCCACAGCAGCAGCGGCAGGTACACGCCGAGCCCGAACACGAAGCCGTAGCCCAGGCCACCCCAGAACCGGCGCCCGCGCAGCACGAAGCCGAGCCCGGCGAACCCGAGCGGCGCGAGCCACCACAGGTCACGGGGCGCGAAGCTGAGGTAGAACACGAACCCCGACGCCGCCGCGAGCGCGAGCCGCAGCAGCCAGGAGCGCCAGTTCCGCTTCGTCCGGGCGGGGGGCGCCGCGGGGGCGGCGGACTCGGCCACTGGTGCTGCCATGCGAGCAACCTTAGGCCGCGGAGGTGAACGCGTCGTAGAGCACCTGACCCGCGCGGACGGTCCGCAGGCAGGTGGGCAGTGGCGCGCCGGGGTCGAGCGGCGGCAGCGCCGGCACCCGGGAGCGCGGGTCGGTGGACCAGCGCTGGACGCGCGAGTCGGACGCGGCGACGACGAGGTCGGCGGCGTCCCAGATGGCGTAGTGGGCGGGAGCGCCGGGGACCAGGCTGCCGGTCCGGCCGTCGTGGACACCGGCGGCGCGGTGCCCGCCGCGGGTGTGGGCGGTGAACGCGGCACGCGCGGACAGGCCGGAGCCGGGAGTGCGGTGGTGGACGGCGGCGCGCACGGCTTCCCACGGCTGCAACGGGGTGACCGGGCAGTCGGAGCCGAAGGCGAGCAGGACCCCTTCGGCGGCGAGCATCGCGAACGGGTTCATCCGCGCGGCCCGCTCGGCGCCCAGCCGCTGGGCGTACATGCCCTCGGTCCCGCCCCACAGGGCGTCGAACCGGGGCTGCACCGACCCGGTGACGCCCCAGCCGGCCAGTGCCCTGGCCTGATCGGCGTCGATCATCTCGAGGTGTTCGAGGCGGTGGTGGCCGCCGGCGAGGGCGCGTTGCCCGACGGTCTTCTCGGCGAGCTGGAAACCGCGGACGACCTCGGCGACGCCGGCGTCGCCGATGACGTGGAAACCGGCCTGGAGCCCGGCTTCGGTGCAGGTGACCAGGTGCGCGGCGATGGCGTCCGCGTCGAGGTAGCGGGCGCCGGCCGAGCCGGGCTCGTCGAGGTAGGGCTCCGCCAGCGCGGCGGTGCGGGAGCCGAGGGCGCCGTCGACGAACAGGTCACCGGCCAGGCCGCGCAGACCGAGGCGGCGGGCGACGTCGACGGCTCCGGGCTCGCCCCAGTAGCCGACGACCTCGGGGTGACCGGGTTCGGCGGCCAGGGCGAGCAGGTCGGCGAGGTCCTCCTCGCCGGAGATGTCGGGGCCGGCGCACTCGTGGACGCTGACGATGCCGCGTGCGGCGGCCAGCCGGAGGAACGCCTGCTGGGCGCGGCGGCGCTGCTCGCGGGTGAGCGCGGCCCGGACGGCGGCGCGGACGTGGTGGTGGGCGTCGCGGGTCAGCGGCCCGTCTGCGGACCATCCGGCGGCGTCGCGGGCGGTTGGCGCGAGGTCCACCAGGGCGGTGGACACCAGTGCGGAGTGGACGTCGACGCGGCTGAGGTAGACGGGCACGCCGCCGGCGGCCTCGTCGATCTCGGCGCGGCTGGGCAGCCGTTGCGCGGTCCAGGTGGTCTCGTCCCAGCCGTGGGCGATGAGGACCTCGCCGGGGCGGGCGGCGGCCCGGACCGCGGCCAGCAGCCCGGCGGCGTCGGTGACCCCGCCGAGGTCGACCCCGGCCAGGTGCAGGCCGGTGGCGGTGGCGTGCACGTGGGCGTCGACGAAACCGGGGGCGACGAAGGCGCCGTCGAGGTCGTGGATCTCGGCATCCGGGTGCAGCGCGCGGCCGGGGCCGTCCTGGCCGACCCAGACGATCGTGCCGCCGGTGACGGCCATCGCGGTCGCGTCGGGGTTGCTGGGCGAGTGGATTCGCCCGCCCAGCAGGAGCGTGGTGCTGTCGTCGGTCACGTGTCGAGTGTGCACGATGGGGTCGCGACGAAAGCTTTTCCGTCGTATTGTCGTTTTCACCGTAGATTTTGACGCCTGATGGCCGACGAGGAGCAGAGATGACTGCGATCCAGGAAGTCTCCCCCGCCGAGAGCACCGACAGCGCCACCGATGCCACCGATGCCACCGGACAGCCCTACGCCTACCGCCGCACGGAGCTGGTCGAACCGGACTGGCGCCGCTTCCCCGGCTGGCGGGAGGTGACCGAGGCGCAGTGGCGGGACGCGCAGTGGCAGCGGGTGCACTGCGTACGCAACATCAAGCAGCTGCGCGCGGTGCTCGGCGACCTCGTCGGCGAGCGCTTCTACGACGACCTGGCCGCCGACCAGCGCGAGCTGGCAACGATGTCGATGCTGGTGCCGCCGCAGATGCTCAACACCATGTCGGTGGACTCGACCGACGCCTTCTACGCCGACCCGGTCCGCCGCTACATGCTGCCGGTGCGCAGCGACCGCGACCGGGACTGGCCCAGTCACCCGCACTCGGCGCGCGACTCGCTGCACGAGGCGGAGATGTGGGTGGTGGAGGGCCTGACCCACCGCTACCCCACCAAGGTGCTGGCCGAACTGCTGTCGACGTGCCCGCAGTACTGCGGGCACTGCACCCGGATGGACCTGGTGGGCAACTCGACCGACCAGGTGGTCAAGCACAAGCTGGACCTCAAGCCGGCAGACCGCCAGGACGCGATGATCGACTACCTGCGCCGCACGCCCGGGGTGCGGGACGTGGTGGTGTCCGGCGGTGACGTGGCGAACGTGCCGTGGCACCAGCTGGAGTCGTTCCTGATGCGGCTGCTGGACATCGAGACCGTGCGCGACGTCCGGCTGGCCACCAAAGCGCTGGCCGGGCTGCCGCAGCACTGGTTGCAGCCCCGGATCGTGGAGGGGCTGGAGCGGGTGGCCGGCACGGCGCGGCGACGCGGCGTGAATCTGGCGATCCACACGCACGTCAACCACGTCCAGTCGGTGACGCCGCTGGTCGCCGAGGCGGCGCGGACCGCGCTGGAGGTCGGCGTGCGGGACGTGCGCAACCAGGGTGTGCTGATGCGCGGGGTGAACGCCACCCCGGCGGCACTGCTGGACCTGTGCTTCGCGTTGCAGGGCGAGGCGAACATCCTGCCGTACTACTTCTACCTGTGCGACATGATCCCCAACGCCGAGCACTGGCGGCTGGCGGTGTGGGAGGCGCAGGAGCTGCAGCACGCCATCATGGGATACCTCCCGGGTTACGCCACCCCGCGCATCGTGTGCGACGTGCCGTACGTCGGCAAGCGCTGGGTGCACCAGCTCGCCGAGTACGACCGGGAGCGCGGCATCTCCTACTGGACCAAGAACTACCGTACCGGGATCGAGCACTCCGATCCGGAGGCGTTGCGCCGCCACTACCCCTACTACGACCCGATCCGCACGCTTCCCGCGGACGGGCGGGCGTGGTGGGCGCAGCAGGCGAGCTGACCCCCACGCCCGACGATCCGGCCCCGGCGCTCTTCCGACAGCGCGCCGGGGCCGGATCGCGTCGAGCGTCACACACCCCGAGATGTATGCGCTTGCATCAACTTGCCGAACGTGTATAGTTGGTTTTGTCAAACCAACCTTTCGGGACGGGGTGTGCAGATGGACCAGGTACCGGCCGGTGCGAACGGCCTGTCCCGTCCCCAGCATGAGGCCGTCGACGGAGTGGCGGCCGCCCTGGCCACGGTGGGCAACTGGATGTTCGCCCCGGCCACGCGGCGCAAGATCATGGCCGCGTCCGGGCTGGACCTGTCACTGGGCGACTACACCCTGCTGGCCCAGGTGTCGCTGCACGCGCCGGTGCGGCTGTCGGTCCTGGCGGAGCTGATGGAGGTGGACAAGTCCACCCTGTCCCCGCCGGCCAAACGCCTGGAGTCGCGCGGATTCATCGAGCGCCGTCCCGATCCGGCCGACGCGCGCGCCCAGCTGGTGAGCGTCACCCGGGCCGGGAAACTCGCCATCGGCAAGCTCTGGAAGGCGCGTGCCACCGCGGTTGCCGCCCTGCTCGCGGACTGGGACACGGCCGATGTCGAACAACTGGCCGTGAGCCTCGGCGCGCTCAGCGAAGCGATCAAGAGAGGGCGCTGAGCCCCACCCGGCTGCCACACACCCCGCACAAGCTTTCGCACATCAAGGAAGTGAGTCACATGCGTGCCGTTCTGCTGCACGAATTCGGGCCGCCGGCCCAGCTGCGCATCGCGGACGTGCCCACGCCGGAACCGGCGGCGGGCGAGGTCGCGGTGCAGGTCGCCGCGGCCGGAATCCAGTTCCTGGAGACGCAGGTCCGTGCCGGGACCATGCGCGGCGTGCTCGGTGGCGCGCCGCTGCCGGTGATCCTCGGCAAGGAGATCGCCGGCGTGGTCACCGAGGTCGGTCCCGGTGGCGACCCCGGCCTGATCGGCACCCGGGTCCTGGCCAGCACCACGGGCCTGGGCGGGTACGCCGAGACCGCCGTCGTCCCGGCCGACAGCCTCGTTCCGGTGCACGACGGGGTGGAGCTGCCCGAAGCCGTCGCCCTCTACCGGTACGGCGTCACCGCCCAGGGCCTGGTCAGGGCGGCCCGCGTCACCTCCGGTGACCGGGTCCTGGTGCTGGCGGCCGCCGGTGCGGTCGGCACCATCCTGGTGCAGCTGCTCAAACGGGCCGGGGCCACCGTCGTCGCGGCCGCCCGCGGGGAGCGCAAGCTCGCGTTGCTCGGCGAGCTGCAGGCCGACCACGTGGTGGACTACTCACTCCCCCACTGGACGGCCCGCGTCCGGGACGCCCTCGGCGGGCCCGTGGACGTCGTGTACGACCACGTCGGCGGAGCGCTCGGGCGCGCGGCGTTCGAGCTGCTCACCCCGGGCGTGGGGCGTCAGATCACGTTCGGCTTCTCCAGCGGCACGCCGCTGGAGGTGCGGCCCATGGAACTGCTCGGCCGCAGCCTGACCCTGACCGGGTTCAGCGCCGGTTCCCTCTGGAGCCGGCCCGAACTGGCCCGCGACCTGGCGACCGAGGTCCTGGAACTCGCTGCGGCCGGCCAGATCCGGCCGGTCGTCGGCCAGCGTTTCCCGCTCGAGCGGGCAGCCGACGCACACGCCGCGATCGAGGCGCGCGACACCGTCGGCAAGACCCTCCTCATCCCCTGACCGGCCAGAAACGCCCGCGGACCCGCGGGTGCACGTCAACATTCAGCACGAAGGAGTTCACACCTCATGTCCGCTTCCCCCAAGATCTTCGTGGCCGGTGCCACCGGACTGCTCGGCGGCCAGATCGTCCAGGCCCTGCTCGACCAGGGTGCTTCCGTCCGGGCGCTGGTCCGGCCGGGGACCAGTGACGAGAAGAAGCGTTCCCTGACCGCCGGCTCCGGCGACGTGGAGCTGGTCGAGGGTGACATCACCGCTCCGGTCGAGCGCCTGGCCGAAGCGATCGGCGACGCCACCACCGTGGTCTCGGCCGTGCAGGGCGGCCCCGACGTCGTCGTGGACGGGCAGGCCAACCTCCTGCGCGCCGCGGAGAAGGCCGGCGCCCGGCGGTTCATCCCGTCCGACTTCGCCATCGACATCAACAAGCTCGACGACGGCGACAACTTCATGATCGACTGGCGTCGGAAGGCCGCCGCCGAGCGCACCGGCACCGACATCGAGGTGGTGTCCGTGCTCAACGGGGCCTTCTACGAGGTGATGGTCGGCTTCATGGGGATCGTCGACTGGGAGCAGGGCACCCTGTCCCACTGGGGCGACCCCGACCAGCCGCTCGACCTGACCTCGGTGGCCGACACCGCGGCCTACACCGCCGCCGTCGCCCTCGACCCGTCGGCCACCGGCACCCTGCGCTTCGCCGGTGACGTCGTCTCGATGCGCGAGTTCCACGAGGCGGTCCAGCGCGGCTCCGGCCGCACCCTGCAACTGCGTCACCTCGGCAGCGCCGACGACCTGCGTGCGGAGATCACCCGGCAGGCGGCGGTCGCCGAGAACCCGTTCGACTACGTGGCGCTCCAGTACCAGTGGTGCATGGTCAGTGGCAAGGGCAAGTTCGACCAGCTGGACAACGACCGGTACCCGCACGTCAAGCCCCAGTCGGTGGCCGACTTCGTCGCCGCCAACCCGCCGGCGAACTGACGGGGAAGTCCGGTGAGCCGCGCACCGGCTCACCGGACCACCCGCCCGGGTCCTCAGACGTGCCGCAACACCTCGTTGAGCAGGTTTCCGCCGCGATCGAGGCAGTCGTCGCAGATGACGGCGCCGGTCTGGCGGCAGCTCATCCGCCGCAACGACCGGGTGAACCCGAAAAATCCGCGGCGGTCGCTGCGGTCGCAGAACTCGCACGGCTGCCCGCCGCCGCGGACGCGTTCCAGTTCGGTGCCACCGCGGCTGACGCGGGGATGCCCGTCGCGGACCAGGCCGAGCCCGGCCTCCACGCAGCGCGCGCAGATGGGACCGGCCGGGCCGGGAACCCGCCGCTCACCGGCCGTGGGCGGGGTGTCGCAGAACCTGCACCGCATCACCCGGTTTTCCCCACCCGGTCGCGCCGGAAACCCGCGCGACCGCGGTGGACCGCGCGTAGCGTGGAACCGGGAGCCAGCTCACCAACGGAGGTGAACAGATGCGCAGGAAGCGCCGCGCCCAGTGGGTGCGGATCGAACCGTGGCACATCCCGGTCCGGCTGGTCACCGGTGCCTTCATCCTGAACTCCGGCCTGACCAAGCAGACCGCGGACGAGACCGGCGCCACCCAGTTGCACGGCTTCGCCGCCGGCGCCTACCCGCCGGTGAAACAGATCCCGCCACAGCGGTTCGTGCAGATGCTCTCCGCCGGGGAGATCACGCTGGGCGCTGCGCTGTTGATCCCCGCCGTGCCGCCGCTGGTTGCCGGGGCGGGACTCGCCGCGTTCTCCGCCGGACTGCTCGGCCTCTACGCCCGCACGCCCGGCATGCGCAAGGAGCGGTCGGTGCGCCCCACCGAGCAGGGCACCGGGCTGGCCAAGGACGTGTGGATGTTCGGCATCGGCACGGCCCTGGTGCTCGACCACTTCCTGGGTGCGCACCGCCGCTAGACGGGCTGTCCGGCGAGGGCGCGCAGTGCGTCGTCGAGGTCCCCGGCCGACTCCAGGTGCCGCGCCGCGGCCTCCGTCATCGTCTTGGCCAGCCCCGGGGTGTCGATCAGCTGCCGGACGGCCGCGGTGAGCTCACCGTCGGCCTCGCACACCATCGCCAGCCCGGCTTCGGCCATCAGCCGGGCGTTGGCGCGGCCGTGCGCGGCGATCGGGCGGTGCATCAGCACCGGACGGGCACACGCGAGAGCCTCCAGGCCGGTCGCGCCGCCGGCGTTGGTGACCACCACGTCCGCGGCGACGGTGAACCCGGCCATGTCGTCGGTCCAGCCCAGCACCCGCAGACGCGGATCGCTCAGCCGCCGCAGCACACGCGCCAGGCGCTCGTTGCGACCGCACACCACCACCGGCACCACCGACGAGTGGGCGGCCAGCAGCTCCCGCGCCGCGGCCTCCACCTGCCCGAACCCGAGCGAGCCGCACGACACCAGCGCCACGAACGCCTCCGCCGGAAGGCCGAGCCTACGGCGGGCGCCCTCCCGGTCGCCGGGGCGGAACACCTCCCGCACCGGCGGCGCGGACACCGCCACCGGCGCGTCCGGCACGCACCGCACAGCGGGCGGGATCGCCACCGGGTGCATCACCAGGTTGCGGTCGATGCGCCCGTACACCCAGAACGGGTGCGGTGCGAAATCGGAGATCCAGGCGCCCACCGGGGCCGGCAGCCGGCCGCGCCGGCGCAACCACTCCAGCCCCGCCGTCCCCAGCGGGTAGGTGGACAGCACCAGATCCGGCTGCCCGAGAACCCGTGCGAGCCGCCGCCCGCACCACGCGCCGGTGAAGCGCTTGGAGGCGGCGGCGAACCACCGCCACCGCCACAGCGCCCAGTAGAAGAACTCGTACAGCCACGGGGTGCGCCGCACGTTGGTGACGTAGATCTGCCGGAACAGCGGTCCCACGCCCGGGCCCATCACGTCCAGCGCGTCGAGCCAGCGGATCTCCGCGTCCGGCCACAACCGGTGCACGGCCTCGGCGAGGGCACGGCCGGTGGCGTTGTGGCCTTCACCCATCGTCGCGGACAGCACCAGGACCTGCTTCACCGGGACTCCTCGGGGGTCAGGCGCGCCGCACGGGCGGACAGCACCACGATGCCGGCGACGACGACCAGACCGGCCAGGCCGGCGCCGGCGAGCGCGCCCGGGTCGTGGTTGACGGTCTCCCCCAGCCACCACACGCCGATCGCGACACCGACGAGCGGGTCGAGGGCGGTGATCACGGCCAGCGCCGGCGTGAGGAACTCGCCGCGCTGGAAGGCGTTCTGGCTCAACAGGAATCCGAGCGGGCCGACGATGCAGACGACGTAGAGCACGGGATGGGTGAACGGCTCGAGAAGGCTGTCGCGTGCCTGCCCGGCGACGACCTTCATCAACCCCGCCGTCACGCCGTACAGCACGCCGGTGGCGACGGCGAGCCCGAGGACGCGCGACGCGCGGTGCCCCAGCACGGACACGGCGAGCCCGACCACGGTGAGCCCGCCGAGGGTCAGTGCGAGCACCACCGGCGCCGGC
The sequence above is a segment of the Amycolatopsis viridis genome. Coding sequences within it:
- a CDS encoding amidohydrolase — its product is MTDDSTTLLLGGRIHSPSNPDATAMAVTGGTIVWVGQDGPGRALHPDAEIHDLDGAFVAPGFVDAHVHATATGLHLAGVDLGGVTDAAGLLAAVRAAARPGEVLIAHGWDETTWTAQRLPSRAEIDEAAGGVPVYLSRVDVHSALVSTALVDLAPTARDAAGWSADGPLTRDAHHHVRAAVRAALTREQRRRAQQAFLRLAAARGIVSVHECAGPDISGEEDLADLLALAAEPGHPEVVGYWGEPGAVDVARRLGLRGLAGDLFVDGALGSRTAALAEPYLDEPGSAGARYLDADAIAAHLVTCTEAGLQAGFHVIGDAGVAEVVRGFQLAEKTVGQRALAGGHHRLEHLEMIDADQARALAGWGVTGSVQPRFDALWGGTEGMYAQRLGAERAARMNPFAMLAAEGVLLAFGSDCPVTPLQPWEAVRAAVHHRTPGSGLSARAAFTAHTRGGHRAAGVHDGRTGSLVPGAPAHYAIWDAADLVVAASDSRVQRWSTDPRSRVPALPPLDPGAPLPTCLRTVRAGQVLYDAFTSAA
- a CDS encoding KamA family radical SAM protein, whose amino-acid sequence is MTAIQEVSPAESTDSATDATDATGQPYAYRRTELVEPDWRRFPGWREVTEAQWRDAQWQRVHCVRNIKQLRAVLGDLVGERFYDDLAADQRELATMSMLVPPQMLNTMSVDSTDAFYADPVRRYMLPVRSDRDRDWPSHPHSARDSLHEAEMWVVEGLTHRYPTKVLAELLSTCPQYCGHCTRMDLVGNSTDQVVKHKLDLKPADRQDAMIDYLRRTPGVRDVVVSGGDVANVPWHQLESFLMRLLDIETVRDVRLATKALAGLPQHWLQPRIVEGLERVAGTARRRGVNLAIHTHVNHVQSVTPLVAEAARTALEVGVRDVRNQGVLMRGVNATPAALLDLCFALQGEANILPYYFYLCDMIPNAEHWRLAVWEAQELQHAIMGYLPGYATPRIVCDVPYVGKRWVHQLAEYDRERGISYWTKNYRTGIEHSDPEALRRHYPYYDPIRTLPADGRAWWAQQAS
- a CDS encoding MarR family winged helix-turn-helix transcriptional regulator; its protein translation is MDQVPAGANGLSRPQHEAVDGVAAALATVGNWMFAPATRRKIMAASGLDLSLGDYTLLAQVSLHAPVRLSVLAELMEVDKSTLSPPAKRLESRGFIERRPDPADARAQLVSVTRAGKLAIGKLWKARATAVAALLADWDTADVEQLAVSLGALSEAIKRGR
- a CDS encoding zinc-binding dehydrogenase produces the protein MRAVLLHEFGPPAQLRIADVPTPEPAAGEVAVQVAAAGIQFLETQVRAGTMRGVLGGAPLPVILGKEIAGVVTEVGPGGDPGLIGTRVLASTTGLGGYAETAVVPADSLVPVHDGVELPEAVALYRYGVTAQGLVRAARVTSGDRVLVLAAAGAVGTILVQLLKRAGATVVAAARGERKLALLGELQADHVVDYSLPHWTARVRDALGGPVDVVYDHVGGALGRAAFELLTPGVGRQITFGFSSGTPLEVRPMELLGRSLTLTGFSAGSLWSRPELARDLATEVLELAAAGQIRPVVGQRFPLERAADAHAAIEARDTVGKTLLIP
- a CDS encoding NmrA family NAD(P)-binding protein gives rise to the protein MSASPKIFVAGATGLLGGQIVQALLDQGASVRALVRPGTSDEKKRSLTAGSGDVELVEGDITAPVERLAEAIGDATTVVSAVQGGPDVVVDGQANLLRAAEKAGARRFIPSDFAIDINKLDDGDNFMIDWRRKAAAERTGTDIEVVSVLNGAFYEVMVGFMGIVDWEQGTLSHWGDPDQPLDLTSVADTAAYTAAVALDPSATGTLRFAGDVVSMREFHEAVQRGSGRTLQLRHLGSADDLRAEITRQAAVAENPFDYVALQYQWCMVSGKGKFDQLDNDRYPHVKPQSVADFVAANPPAN
- a CDS encoding MGDG synthase family glycosyltransferase — encoded protein: MKQVLVLSATMGEGHNATGRALAEAVHRLWPDAEIRWLDALDVMGPGVGPLFRQIYVTNVRRTPWLYEFFYWALWRWRWFAAASKRFTGAWCGRRLARVLGQPDLVLSTYPLGTAGLEWLRRRGRLPAPVGAWISDFAPHPFWVYGRIDRNLVMHPVAIPPAVRCVPDAPVAVSAPPVREVFRPGDREGARRRLGLPAEAFVALVSCGSLGFGQVEAAARELLAAHSSVVPVVVCGRNERLARVLRRLSDPRLRVLGWTDDMAGFTVAADVVVTNAGGATGLEALACARPVLMHRPIAAHGRANARLMAEAGLAMVCEADGELTAAVRQLIDTPGLAKTMTEAAARHLESAGDLDDALRALAGQPV
- a CDS encoding DMT family transporter, with the protein product MPTGPSALEVAVPAAVVGAALMGLASAAQARATKQVEVARTLDPSLLTHLAHRPLWLAGIVATVAGLALQLVALAFAPLLVVQPLLVTSLVFAGLFADRLDRRRPDAVLGAGSLMCVAGLAAVLVLTQPGEDGTPAVSGPAPVVLALTLGGLTVVGLAVSVLGHRASRVLGLAVATGVLYGVTAGLMKVVAGQARDSLLEPFTHPVLYVVCIVGPLGFLLSQNAFQRGEFLTPALAVITALDPLVGVAIGVWWLGETVNHDPGALAGAGLAGLVVVAGIVVLSARAARLTPEESR